A genomic window from Pyxicephalus adspersus chromosome 2, UCB_Pads_2.0, whole genome shotgun sequence includes:
- the LOC140322062 gene encoding nuclear pore complex protein Nup107-like: protein MRNFLASKKHNADKEVLAKVPSDSIAEIYSQCSIVTAEDDNAKHEHLCIRAYMETHEVFNEWFKHRNSPPQKPTLLEHASFTEKVAYEHKEKRYEVHFEDTFLLF, encoded by the exons ATGAGGAATTTTCTAG CATCAAAGAAACACAATGCTGATAAAGAAGTATTGGCTAAAGTTCCATCTGACTCTATAGCTGAGATCTACAGCCAATGTAGCATTGTGACAGCAGAGGATGACAATGCTAAACATGAACACCTGTGTATAAGAGCATACATG GAAACACATGAAGTTTTCAATGAGTGGTTCAAGCACAGGAATTCACCTCCTCAGAAACCAACTCTGCTTGAGCATGCCTCTTTTACTGAGAAAGTCGCTTATGAACACAAAGAAAAGAGATATGAG gTACACTTTGAGGACACTTTCCTTCTATTTTGA